In bacterium, the following proteins share a genomic window:
- a CDS encoding NifU family protein, whose protein sequence is MEEKVRKALDQIRGSLQADGGDVKLVSVGEDGVVKVKLVGACAGCPMSQMTLKQGIERYLKQQIPEVKEVVSV, encoded by the coding sequence ATGGAAGAGAAGGTGAGAAAGGCGCTCGATCAGATCCGTGGCTCGCTCCAGGCCGACGGCGGCGATGTGAAGCTCGTCTCGGTGGGCGAGGACGGCGTCGTGAAGGTCAAGCTCGTCGGTGCGTGCGCCGGCTGCCCGATGTCGCAGATGACGCTCAAGCAGGGGATCGAGCGGTACCTGAAGCAGCAGATTCCCGAGGTGAAGGAGGTCGTCTCCGTCTAG
- a CDS encoding nitronate monooxygenase produces the protein MTPLPTLTIKGKRLPLPIVQGGMGVGVSLAPLASAVAAAGGLGILSSACLDRLVSKRSGKKTNTYDAVYEEVSLAKARGGFAGINIMVALQRDYEASVRGAIDAKADVIISGAGLPLTLPAIQKPGDTALVPIVSSGRALDLICRRWERQGQRPDAVVLEGPLAGGHLGFRMDQVDLPENTLEALLPEVKESARRHGDFPVIVAGGIYTNEDIRRFLALGADGVQMGTRFLATEESSATAAYKQAVVDAAQDDILVAHDPGSPCGLPFRVLKDSPMYISALARRRPPKCDKGYVLLKDEKGNFTRCPAKESNEHHFCICNGLLSSAGYNPDKEEPIYTVGATAWRVDRILPVRDLMAELSG, from the coding sequence ATGACGCCGCTACCGACGCTGACGATCAAGGGCAAGCGCCTCCCCCTGCCGATCGTCCAGGGAGGCATGGGGGTCGGCGTCTCGCTCGCCCCCCTGGCCAGCGCGGTCGCGGCGGCCGGCGGGCTCGGGATCCTCTCCAGCGCCTGCCTCGACCGGCTGGTCTCCAAGCGCTCGGGCAAGAAGACCAACACCTACGACGCCGTCTACGAGGAGGTCTCGCTCGCCAAGGCGCGGGGGGGCTTCGCCGGCATCAACATCATGGTCGCCCTCCAGCGCGACTACGAGGCCTCGGTGCGCGGGGCGATCGACGCGAAGGCCGACGTCATCATCTCGGGCGCCGGGCTGCCGCTGACGCTGCCGGCCATCCAGAAGCCGGGCGACACCGCGCTGGTGCCGATCGTCTCCTCGGGGCGCGCGCTGGACCTGATCTGCCGGCGCTGGGAACGCCAGGGCCAGCGCCCGGACGCGGTCGTGCTCGAGGGACCACTCGCCGGCGGGCACCTCGGCTTCCGCATGGACCAGGTCGACCTGCCGGAGAACACCCTCGAGGCGCTGCTGCCCGAGGTCAAGGAGTCCGCGCGCCGCCACGGCGACTTCCCGGTCATCGTCGCCGGCGGAATCTACACGAACGAGGACATCCGGCGCTTCCTGGCGCTGGGCGCCGACGGGGTGCAGATGGGCACGCGGTTCCTCGCCACGGAGGAGAGCTCGGCGACGGCGGCCTACAAGCAGGCGGTCGTCGACGCGGCGCAGGACGACATCCTCGTCGCGCACGACCCCGGCTCGCCCTGCGGCCTGCCCTTCCGGGTGCTCAAGGACTCGCCGATGTACATCTCGGCCCTGGCGCGCAGGCGCCCGCCGAAGTGCGACAAGGGCTACGTGCTGCTCAAGGACGAGAAGGGGAACTTCACGCGGTGCCCGGCCAAGGAGAGCAACGAGCACCACTTCTGCATCTGCAACGGCCTGCTCAGCTCGGCCGGGTACAACCCGGACAAGGAGGAGCCGATCTACACCGTCGGCGCGACCGCCTGGCGCGTCGACCGGATCCTCCCGGTCAGGGACCTGATGGCGGAACTGTCGGGCTGA
- a CDS encoding SEC-C metal-binding domain-containing protein: MSMFGKIGAAFGSSSRPVPGAAPGRNEPCWCGSGEKYKRCHLDADRRKAQAQRSSCRTTT; the protein is encoded by the coding sequence ATGAGCATGTTCGGGAAGATCGGCGCCGCCTTCGGGTCCTCGTCGCGCCCCGTTCCCGGCGCCGCGCCGGGTCGCAACGAGCCCTGCTGGTGCGGCAGCGGCGAGAAGTACAAGCGCTGCCACCTCGACGCCGACCGCCGCAAGGCCCAGGCCCAGCGCTCGAGCTGCCGCACCACCACCTGA
- a CDS encoding radical SAM protein — protein MIVREIEAKAILSKSAIQDWTLNAYVGCAHDCRYCYARFMKRFTGHQEPWGTFVDAKVNAPELLAREILRKKKGRVWVSGVCDAYQEIERRYRLTRRCLEILVRNGWPVTIQTKSPLVLRDLDLLRAAADIEVGFTITTALERIRRIFEPGAPPVARRVEALATLHAAGVPTFVMVAPLLPGADGLADLLKGKVDHALIDRYNYHYADRTYRERGLDWAMREEFFEEKGELLRAAFERAGIPCRKLY, from the coding sequence ATGATCGTCCGCGAGATCGAAGCCAAGGCCATCCTCTCCAAGTCCGCGATCCAGGACTGGACGCTCAACGCCTACGTCGGCTGCGCCCACGACTGCCGCTACTGCTACGCGCGGTTCATGAAGCGCTTCACCGGCCACCAGGAGCCGTGGGGCACGTTCGTCGACGCCAAGGTCAACGCCCCGGAGCTGCTGGCGCGCGAGATCCTGCGCAAGAAGAAGGGCCGCGTCTGGGTCAGCGGCGTATGCGACGCCTACCAGGAGATCGAGCGCCGCTACCGCCTCACCCGGCGGTGCCTGGAGATCCTCGTGCGCAACGGCTGGCCGGTCACGATCCAGACCAAGTCGCCGCTGGTCCTGCGCGATCTCGACCTGCTGCGCGCCGCGGCCGACATCGAGGTCGGCTTCACCATCACCACCGCGCTCGAGCGCATCCGCCGGATCTTCGAGCCGGGGGCGCCGCCGGTGGCGCGGCGCGTCGAGGCGCTCGCGACGTTGCACGCGGCGGGCGTGCCGACGTTCGTCATGGTCGCCCCGCTGCTGCCCGGCGCCGATGGGCTCGCGGACCTGCTCAAGGGCAAGGTCGACCACGCGCTGATCGACCGCTACAACTACCACTACGCCGACCGGACGTACCGCGAGCGCGGGCTGGACTGGGCGATGCGCGAGGAGTTCTTCGAGGAGAAGGGCGAGCTGCTGCGCGCCGCGTTCGAGCGCGCCGGCATCCCCTGCCGGAAGCTGTACTGA
- a CDS encoding CsgG/HfaB family protein has product MSTRSRRFTSGAAILLSLPFLTGGCATGPTATIRGGGPGMASVKLEPYNGPKARIAVAKFEDKTSKGAAEIGDGLATMLTTALVNSGRFIVLEREDLGEVLREQDLGATGRVKAGTEAPIGEIEGAEVLVIGTVTGFEPEAMGLGGGIIGLGTLVGTALLNQKNHHIPIAAATYKESSIAIDVRALDAATSRVLFTTSIESKGIDWGGGIIGVIGGGHTRLPLAFGGFQNAATEQAVRKAIDLAVAELARRTPVEYFHYRPDDFAAARMAAFAYLDLPGLTGEQFAEPGVRVASTPAEWAALAPQLGLAENAAPPVDFSVQRVAAVLGGAQRGPGWTVSVEKAVATPDRVELTAALAPPPEDAPQMKATPALAHPMALVRLEKGAPVTLVWETAP; this is encoded by the coding sequence ATGTCAACACGCTCGAGACGATTCACGTCCGGCGCCGCGATCCTGCTGTCCCTCCCGTTCCTGACCGGCGGCTGCGCGACGGGACCCACCGCCACCATCCGCGGCGGCGGTCCCGGCATGGCGAGCGTCAAGCTGGAGCCCTACAACGGCCCGAAGGCCCGGATCGCCGTCGCCAAGTTCGAGGACAAGACCTCCAAGGGCGCGGCCGAGATCGGCGACGGCCTGGCGACGATGCTCACGACCGCCCTGGTCAACAGCGGACGCTTCATCGTCCTGGAGCGCGAGGACCTCGGCGAGGTGCTGCGCGAGCAGGACCTCGGCGCGACCGGGCGCGTGAAGGCCGGCACCGAAGCGCCGATCGGTGAGATCGAGGGCGCGGAAGTCCTCGTCATCGGCACCGTGACCGGCTTCGAGCCGGAGGCCATGGGCCTCGGCGGCGGGATCATCGGGCTCGGGACCCTCGTCGGCACCGCGCTGCTCAACCAGAAGAACCATCACATCCCGATCGCCGCGGCGACGTACAAGGAGTCGTCCATCGCCATCGATGTGCGCGCCCTGGACGCCGCGACCTCCCGGGTGCTCTTCACGACGTCGATCGAGTCCAAGGGGATCGACTGGGGCGGCGGCATCATCGGCGTGATCGGCGGCGGCCACACGCGCCTGCCGCTGGCCTTCGGCGGCTTCCAGAACGCGGCGACCGAGCAGGCCGTGCGCAAGGCCATCGACCTGGCCGTCGCAGAACTGGCGCGGCGCACGCCCGTCGAGTACTTCCACTACCGCCCCGACGACTTCGCCGCGGCGCGCATGGCCGCGTTCGCCTACCTCGACCTGCCCGGGCTGACGGGCGAGCAGTTCGCCGAGCCGGGCGTGCGCGTCGCCTCCACACCGGCGGAGTGGGCGGCGCTCGCGCCACAGCTCGGCCTCGCGGAGAACGCCGCGCCTCCCGTGGACTTCTCGGTGCAGCGGGTGGCGGCGGTCCTCGGCGGCGCGCAGCGAGGGCCCGGCTGGACCGTCTCGGTGGAGAAGGCCGTCGCCACCCCGGACCGGGTCGAGCTGACGGCGGCGCTCGCCCCGCCCCCCGAGGACGCGCCGCAGATGAAGGCGACGCCGGCGCTGGCGCACCCGATGGCCCTCGTGCGGCTGGAAAAGGGCGCGCCCGTCACGCTCGTCTGGGAGACGGCCCCCTGA